One genomic region from Alteromonas pelagimontana encodes:
- a CDS encoding S8 family peptidase has product MKMKSVLTSVFVSVISAVTFSVDAGEEVRLVITPKANTVKSEVATQKATPSMSGCVPTPDGKSSWCIGNYTIDSNTKKSVANDVVTAKSVHRSSGMEIITLDGLGYDAREVAKALTEDGHFGLVEADLEIHQKGTPAVNDNDFIRQEFYLGSSNESKLGMNVIEAWEGSNYFNDGEKVDVWIMDSSFFDNKDVIFTGGASFSTTALEKDGDRQEPHADFRPNPLSLEQGICNGHGVGVAGTVAAQMNNNMAGAGITNNVNLYAGRVMTCGIGFMSDAVNNIEYLLGKQFAGIEPYSGNPGVINLSIGALAEDGCPEYVQEPISRAISAGWVIVASSGNETMPATHSAPANCEGVISVGSVDKDGELEWFSNYGDGLDLVTAGDWIAAPCEEGDSQFACFWDGTSFSSPLVAGLATAIKSMTGASPELIKQALKATARGEVLGSSCDGSRCGTGVPDVMAAIAFADAVMKGEMNTISFALSDTDTCEQSWFIDNFGASIPICQLYKATFLGGADNNNGYYELVSVDSGTGWEDKSLQVVTTSEYGETYLLNVDIETKDYGVRLCDTAGCSDQIVEMNIAGAREENRPESCKY; this is encoded by the coding sequence ATGAAAATGAAATCAGTTTTAACTTCGGTATTTGTGAGCGTAATCTCAGCAGTGACTTTCTCCGTAGATGCTGGTGAAGAAGTTCGTTTGGTGATCACGCCTAAAGCGAACACTGTGAAGTCAGAAGTCGCGACACAGAAAGCGACTCCTTCAATGTCAGGCTGTGTTCCCACACCTGATGGCAAAAGCAGTTGGTGCATAGGCAACTATACAATTGACTCCAATACAAAGAAGTCAGTTGCTAACGATGTAGTAACGGCCAAATCTGTACACAGATCTTCAGGGATGGAAATTATCACTCTTGATGGCTTGGGTTACGATGCCAGAGAAGTAGCGAAAGCACTGACTGAGGACGGGCATTTTGGCTTAGTCGAAGCCGATTTGGAAATCCACCAGAAAGGGACACCAGCCGTTAACGATAACGACTTTATCAGGCAGGAATTCTACCTTGGCAGCAGCAATGAAAGTAAGCTAGGCATGAATGTTATTGAAGCTTGGGAAGGAAGCAACTATTTTAATGATGGCGAAAAGGTAGACGTCTGGATTATGGACTCTTCATTCTTCGACAACAAAGATGTGATTTTCACTGGGGGTGCAAGTTTTTCAACGACTGCGCTGGAAAAAGATGGTGACCGTCAGGAGCCTCATGCGGATTTCCGTCCCAACCCTCTTTCGCTTGAACAGGGAATTTGCAATGGTCATGGGGTTGGTGTAGCGGGAACAGTCGCTGCGCAAATGAACAATAATATGGCTGGAGCGGGGATTACTAACAATGTGAATCTGTATGCGGGACGTGTTATGACCTGCGGAATAGGATTCATGTCAGACGCCGTAAACAACATAGAATACCTGCTGGGTAAACAGTTTGCTGGAATCGAACCTTATTCAGGTAACCCAGGCGTTATCAATTTGAGCATTGGAGCTTTGGCGGAAGACGGTTGCCCAGAATATGTACAGGAGCCCATCTCGCGGGCAATATCAGCAGGCTGGGTAATAGTAGCGTCATCAGGAAACGAAACGATGCCTGCGACACACTCTGCACCAGCCAACTGTGAGGGTGTAATTTCTGTTGGTTCTGTGGATAAAGATGGTGAACTTGAGTGGTTCTCTAACTATGGTGATGGTCTAGACCTTGTTACTGCAGGAGACTGGATTGCAGCACCATGTGAAGAAGGCGACTCTCAGTTTGCCTGTTTCTGGGACGGAACTTCATTCTCTTCACCTCTCGTAGCAGGTCTTGCGACCGCAATTAAATCAATGACTGGGGCAAGTCCAGAGCTTATTAAGCAGGCGCTAAAAGCAACAGCCAGAGGTGAGGTTTTAGGCTCTTCTTGTGACGGAAGCAGATGTGGCACTGGTGTACCCGATGTAATGGCAGCTATCGCTTTTGCAGATGCTGTGATGAAAGGAGAGATGAACACTATCAGTTTTGCTCTTAGCGATACAGACACTTGTGAACAAAGCTGGTTCATTGACAACTTCGGTGCAAGCATTCCAATTTGCCAACTGTACAAAGCAACATTTTTAGGTGGCGCAGATAATAATAATGGCTATTACGAGCTTGTAAGTGTTGATTCAGGCACTGGTTGGGAAGATAAAAGCCTGCAAGTCGTAACCACATCGGAATATGGCGAGACTTATCTTCTTAATGTAGATATAGAAACAAAAGATTATGGAGTACGTCTATGCGATACAGCAGGATGCTCAGACCAAATAGTTGAAATGAATATTGCCGGTGCGAGAGAAGAGAACAGACCAGAGAGTTGTAAATACTAA
- a CDS encoding AAA family ATPase — MALATANKTQILNAYFETFSTDIKQKMLDGTNQNEKLALCLAHYKGWLDLSDDLTDIVDCKTIEDSKALFGLIMINLYMPVTNTVLDEIRTVGASMAKGYQDVTFDNFVSDTRRLFKRANHQNGFAFDKFAMLCGPEILFGEDSPSDFNVVCPFSGEITEYPLHTQKVNSERAVKRLGKVEVEDLFSSGDKEVRELLDNICWIEKAYCLEQKVQRLPATEAIGEQLFVAAVAGSVGFIKYIASAISTHAFQLVFPTSCTELRKRLLEQVEKRTIETYEGSVRGPSIDWFTHAERGCRSKLKLEQSVWEFLRCFLARSEDGQIIFHVDENTTFDLACWEEPVLFEDIEPKRYIEEMLKLNKLEVRKPPFSYVKAVKKRLHAKVKGQHGAIESVASSLSNLIVNGGDCHLGTSVFLGMSGTGKTYLAEGIAEAFVEELSLDYQVQILNMEQYNDERDVMKLFGAGSQYSDSALGELTLSVMKNPRTLFVFDEIEKAHPSVIQALLTLLDKGQANDRTAMRAIDFSLCHFVITTNLGSKLIERSSENNLDVRELLTNKKINGGRSLSPEMVNRLQAGTIAVFKPISAATMLSIAKQTCMVTRKMGSVAWPENVEELAVATLGGSVSPRSLATQLSKLEGDITNELVDKVPEGELRLLNKIRFSNESFMDSQDVNVRILSPRKQLEKLSDKNMDIHRQFNERELAVALKGNFDVLLVDTEMFSGKIRESIALLKKHTSKVIVTLGNINQQSDVDALISEGSVFTHIALSRNASLDDYRQCLQNIKRIGALAKYTELSIARNMKPTYSFGYQFLEDGIEVNMKSFRCKQMVSTEDADLPFINFAGKPKGSLDDVIGQDSEKSKLRVIVNAMNSADVNGDDCISVPKGYLFTGLPGTGKTHMARCLAAESDMFFFNVNSADLLVGCAVSNVQKLFDVANRYAPSMIFLDEIDSIAKSRQSVGHSSAIVVNALLTAMDGFKQNSGKVFVMAATNNPHELDTALTRAGRFERSIHFNLPTKTSISACVNEWFKIRNCTLPEELRAELTCLLQGATIGRIREIFNNSVLSAKAEGIEWKPTMLIEAVRSAKLGVVTQTAKQSRQQLKYTAYHEVGHLIAHKLLLPDIPVDFVSIQPRGAALGMVVPGSSDAEPLLSRSRVKAYLQVFLAGIAAEHMLGLVGDEQTVGGADDRRKATALAKKAIVQWGMSDSFGFAMLSELETESQHINDEVRNWLAEAFSNISELLGENRELLSAISESLVEREQLDRSEIEKLFEQLYQPQILKAS; from the coding sequence ATGGCCTTAGCTACAGCAAATAAAACCCAGATCCTCAACGCATACTTCGAAACATTCAGTACAGACATAAAGCAAAAGATGCTTGATGGTACAAATCAAAATGAAAAGCTTGCACTTTGCCTTGCGCATTATAAAGGCTGGCTGGATCTGAGTGATGATTTAACTGATATCGTAGACTGCAAGACGATAGAAGACTCAAAGGCACTATTTGGGCTCATTATGATAAACCTGTACATGCCGGTTACAAATACCGTTCTTGACGAAATCAGAACGGTTGGAGCGTCAATGGCGAAAGGTTATCAGGATGTGACTTTTGATAACTTTGTTTCTGATACCAGAAGACTCTTTAAAAGAGCCAACCATCAAAATGGTTTTGCATTTGATAAGTTTGCAATGTTATGTGGCCCCGAAATATTGTTTGGCGAAGACTCTCCGTCTGACTTCAATGTTGTGTGTCCGTTTTCCGGCGAGATCACCGAATATCCTTTGCACACTCAAAAAGTAAATTCAGAGCGGGCTGTAAAGAGATTGGGCAAGGTAGAAGTTGAAGATCTTTTTAGTAGCGGTGATAAAGAAGTCAGGGAGTTGCTTGACAATATCTGTTGGATAGAGAAGGCATACTGCTTAGAACAAAAAGTACAAAGACTACCGGCAACAGAAGCGATTGGTGAACAACTCTTTGTCGCTGCGGTAGCTGGGAGTGTTGGCTTTATAAAGTATATAGCTTCAGCCATCAGTACACATGCGTTTCAGCTAGTTTTCCCTACATCCTGTACTGAATTGCGTAAGCGTCTCTTAGAGCAGGTAGAAAAAAGAACCATTGAAACTTACGAAGGTTCTGTCAGGGGCCCAAGCATCGATTGGTTTACTCACGCAGAAAGAGGGTGCAGAAGTAAATTAAAGCTTGAGCAGTCAGTCTGGGAGTTTTTACGCTGCTTCCTTGCGCGTAGCGAAGATGGGCAGATCATATTTCACGTAGATGAAAATACCACTTTTGATTTGGCTTGCTGGGAGGAGCCTGTTTTATTCGAAGATATTGAGCCAAAGCGATACATTGAAGAAATGCTGAAGCTGAACAAGCTCGAAGTGAGGAAGCCTCCATTTTCATATGTGAAAGCGGTCAAAAAGCGGCTACATGCTAAAGTTAAAGGTCAACATGGAGCAATAGAAAGTGTAGCCTCTTCGCTATCTAATCTTATTGTTAACGGCGGCGATTGCCACCTGGGTACGTCAGTATTTCTCGGCATGAGCGGTACCGGGAAAACGTATCTGGCAGAAGGTATTGCGGAAGCATTTGTAGAAGAGCTTTCTCTCGATTATCAGGTTCAGATACTTAATATGGAGCAGTACAATGACGAACGTGATGTGATGAAATTGTTTGGGGCTGGTTCTCAATATAGCGATTCAGCACTGGGTGAATTGACATTATCGGTGATGAAAAATCCAAGAACCCTTTTTGTTTTTGATGAAATTGAGAAAGCACATCCCAGTGTTATACAAGCGCTACTAACACTGCTCGACAAAGGGCAAGCCAATGACCGAACAGCTATGCGGGCCATAGATTTTTCGCTTTGTCATTTCGTTATCACAACGAACCTTGGCAGTAAGTTAATTGAGCGTTCGTCTGAAAATAACTTAGATGTCAGAGAGTTGCTTACCAACAAGAAAATAAATGGTGGACGCTCGCTGTCTCCTGAAATGGTGAACAGACTGCAGGCCGGTACTATCGCAGTTTTCAAACCTATTAGTGCTGCAACAATGCTCTCAATAGCCAAACAAACGTGCATGGTAACAAGAAAAATGGGGTCTGTGGCATGGCCTGAAAATGTTGAAGAACTGGCAGTTGCTACGCTAGGGGGAAGTGTGTCACCACGTTCACTGGCAACCCAGCTTTCGAAGCTTGAAGGGGACATTACTAATGAACTTGTAGACAAGGTTCCCGAAGGAGAGTTGCGCCTACTTAATAAAATCCGCTTTTCGAATGAAAGTTTCATGGATTCCCAGGATGTAAACGTACGAATTCTTTCGCCGCGAAAGCAACTCGAAAAGTTATCCGACAAAAATATGGACATTCACCGTCAGTTTAATGAGCGTGAATTAGCGGTTGCACTGAAAGGTAATTTTGATGTGCTTTTGGTCGACACTGAAATGTTTTCCGGAAAGATAAGAGAAAGTATCGCTCTGCTGAAAAAGCATACCTCAAAGGTAATTGTGACCTTGGGCAACATCAATCAACAATCTGACGTTGATGCTCTCATTTCTGAAGGCTCGGTTTTTACTCACATCGCATTATCCCGAAATGCATCTTTGGATGATTACAGACAATGTCTGCAAAATATCAAGAGAATTGGTGCGCTGGCCAAATACACAGAACTTTCAATCGCGCGGAACATGAAACCAACCTACTCCTTCGGCTATCAATTTCTTGAAGATGGCATTGAAGTGAACATGAAATCATTCCGTTGCAAGCAGATGGTAAGTACAGAAGATGCTGATCTTCCATTTATCAATTTTGCCGGAAAGCCGAAAGGTTCACTGGATGACGTTATTGGTCAGGACAGTGAGAAAAGCAAGCTGAGAGTGATAGTAAATGCGATGAATAGTGCAGACGTCAATGGAGATGATTGTATTTCTGTTCCAAAGGGATATCTGTTTACAGGCTTACCCGGCACAGGAAAAACTCATATGGCGCGCTGTCTGGCAGCAGAAAGTGATATGTTTTTCTTTAATGTAAACTCAGCAGACCTACTGGTTGGATGCGCAGTTTCAAATGTACAAAAATTGTTTGATGTTGCCAATCGATATGCACCATCGATGATTTTCCTTGATGAAATTGATTCGATAGCGAAAAGCAGACAATCCGTCGGTCACTCTTCAGCTATTGTAGTCAATGCACTGCTGACTGCTATGGATGGTTTTAAACAGAATTCCGGCAAGGTATTCGTAATGGCTGCCACAAATAATCCACATGAACTGGATACCGCATTAACCAGAGCGGGGCGCTTTGAAAGATCTATTCATTTCAATCTACCCACAAAAACCTCAATTTCAGCCTGTGTAAATGAATGGTTCAAAATACGTAATTGTACACTGCCTGAAGAACTTCGAGCAGAGTTAACCTGCTTACTGCAGGGGGCCACTATTGGGAGAATTCGTGAAATCTTCAACAACTCCGTACTCTCTGCAAAGGCCGAAGGGATCGAATGGAAGCCCACTATGCTCATTGAGGCAGTGCGTTCGGCAAAGCTGGGAGTGGTGACCCAGACCGCAAAACAATCAAGACAGCAACTGAAATATACAGCTTATCATGAAGTTGGACATTTAATTGCGCATAAACTGTTGCTGCCAGACATTCCTGTTGATTTTGTGTCGATTCAACCTCGCGGGGCGGCTTTAGGCATGGTTGTACCCGGTAGTTCAGATGCTGAACCGCTGCTTTCCCGCAGTCGGGTTAAAGCGTATTTGCAGGTGTTTCTTGCGGGAATAGCTGCTGAGCATATGTTGGGATTAGTTGGGGACGAACAAACTGTTGGCGGCGCTGACGACAGAAGAAAAGCGACGGCCTTGGCCAAAAAGGCGATTGTTCAATGGGGAATGTCAGATTCGTTTGGATTCGCTATGCTTTCTGAGCTTGAGACAGAAAGTCAACACATTAATGATGAAGTTAGGAACTGGTTGGCTGAAGCATTCTCCAATATAAGTGAATTACTTGGTGAGAACAGAGAGCTTCTCAGTGCAATCAGCGAATCTTTAGTTGAAAGAGAGCAACTGGACAGGTCGGAAATTGAAAAGCTCTTCGAGCAGCTTTATCAACCACAAATTTTGAAAGCTTCTTAA
- a CDS encoding TetR/AcrR family transcriptional regulator translates to MQWEIGDSVKDWLDKWRTKNPSQTFISLESEGKLGVGIATIYRLNQDSYYLPSQATQDKLAHFKVNGVSRGSKGFGYFGYPPVDDNAGNGSNKKVSPFAITQSELESRLRNDFDSIINQAELSRGSCWFKHRCVHEESDRASVVPGDQWKVTQRTGYNIYASTNTTKRYGPILGERQKTFELALFVCEKCLVNIKPLLISPVSKIIGKIKAEQKRSVQRIASDLGVSIGNVYRLAKDKNEFIEAALLEDILKLCFFKSRQDEDLVDQFRAAVEETIEENGLVEYMDDLEFDSRELLDNDLIDGSQLLLHSEDSRSQWVYEGELEVLETEFLEWKIDINGVQYLYDVAYKVVGNTGYPHFEDLTQHYNIEITFLIASYDKGYLYDLQKTVKF, encoded by the coding sequence ATGCAATGGGAAATAGGGGACAGTGTTAAGGATTGGCTAGACAAATGGAGAACTAAAAACCCGTCCCAGACATTTATATCTTTGGAAAGTGAAGGGAAGCTTGGTGTTGGTATAGCAACAATATATCGATTGAATCAAGATAGTTACTACCTGCCTTCTCAGGCAACACAGGATAAGTTGGCTCACTTTAAAGTTAATGGAGTTAGCAGAGGTTCAAAAGGTTTCGGGTACTTTGGTTACCCTCCAGTAGATGATAACGCCGGAAATGGTTCCAATAAAAAGGTGTCACCTTTCGCGATAACTCAAAGTGAGCTTGAGTCGAGGCTGCGAAACGATTTTGACTCGATTATAAATCAGGCCGAACTTAGCAGAGGATCTTGCTGGTTCAAACATAGATGTGTACATGAAGAAAGTGACAGAGCGTCAGTAGTTCCTGGAGACCAGTGGAAAGTTACTCAACGAACTGGCTACAACATTTACGCCAGTACAAATACAACAAAGCGATACGGCCCTATTCTTGGAGAAAGGCAAAAGACATTCGAGCTGGCCTTGTTTGTTTGCGAAAAATGTTTGGTAAACATCAAGCCACTCCTTATCTCTCCAGTTTCAAAAATTATAGGCAAAATTAAGGCTGAACAGAAAAGGTCCGTTCAGAGAATTGCGAGTGACCTTGGAGTATCAATTGGAAACGTATATCGCCTTGCAAAAGATAAAAATGAGTTTATTGAAGCCGCCCTACTCGAAGACATCCTCAAACTCTGTTTTTTCAAAAGTCGACAAGATGAAGATCTAGTAGATCAATTCAGAGCGGCAGTGGAAGAAACAATTGAAGAGAATGGTTTGGTTGAATATATGGACGATTTGGAATTTGATAGTAGAGAATTATTAGATAATGACCTCATTGATGGATCGCAACTACTGCTTCACTCAGAAGATAGTAGAAGTCAGTGGGTTTACGAAGGGGAACTCGAAGTTCTTGAAACAGAGTTTTTAGAGTGGAAAATTGATATAAATGGCGTGCAATATCTTTACGATGTAGCATACAAAGTAGTGGGGAATACGGGTTATCCTCATTTCGAAGATCTAACCCAACATTATAATATAGAGATAACCTTCTTAATCGCCAGCTATGACAAAGGCTATCTCTATGATTTGCAAAAAACCGTAAAATTTTAA
- a CDS encoding LlaJI family restriction endonuclease yields MHWDINYYLDRSILSDLPDSLSQVLRNQNFVTKSGEKASFCGLVLTESVQAVFLPRSTHLSAGVSKATTSMFKAFRRYDKELAPLIRNNEQVAELFGSKRISLLYSLLEDYRTYGIYNQRNLHKRINSGKPDWPRTISKFQPYISNGRPVYCDYVGVKKRVSVDSEISKIHAFLVSLIDTKFGSIFFGEKSYNEDGLSKPSFISREFFRAIINKELRNVYSDRDVRLMKLLLKALDVGVLDDSVDFVIGTRSFHTVWEHMLKKVVEGAIELNDKLPFPIYEDSSGKLYPAKRNSQKTDIVIENSRKNLYAIVDAKYYDATSQSSSPRWHDLVKQFFYEKAISVVYPESTVKNYFIFPGEEQVFAKAFMANRKDYSPVSDYAEIGCIYVNPTDVTQAYSKGIKLIELSEKLNS; encoded by the coding sequence ATGCACTGGGATATCAACTACTACTTGGACAGGAGTATTCTGTCTGATCTGCCTGATTCGTTATCACAGGTTTTGCGAAATCAAAATTTTGTTACGAAATCAGGAGAAAAGGCCAGTTTCTGCGGCCTGGTTTTGACGGAGAGCGTACAGGCAGTCTTTTTGCCAAGGAGTACGCATCTTTCCGCTGGTGTCAGCAAAGCTACTACATCGATGTTTAAAGCCTTTCGGAGATACGACAAGGAACTTGCACCTTTAATCAGGAATAATGAACAGGTTGCGGAGTTATTCGGAAGCAAGAGGATATCCCTGCTCTACAGTCTTCTGGAAGATTACAGAACTTACGGAATTTATAATCAGAGAAACCTGCACAAAAGGATTAATTCAGGAAAACCTGACTGGCCTAGGACGATTTCAAAATTTCAGCCGTACATTTCTAACGGAAGACCTGTCTATTGTGATTATGTGGGTGTAAAAAAGAGAGTAAGTGTTGATTCTGAGATTTCAAAGATTCATGCGTTCTTAGTTAGCCTGATAGACACTAAGTTTGGCTCAATCTTTTTTGGCGAGAAGTCTTACAATGAAGACGGGCTGTCAAAGCCCAGTTTTATCTCCAGGGAGTTTTTTCGGGCCATTATTAATAAGGAATTAAGAAACGTATATTCCGACAGGGATGTACGTTTAATGAAGCTACTACTTAAAGCCCTAGATGTCGGTGTACTAGACGATTCTGTCGATTTTGTAATCGGAACACGAAGTTTTCACACCGTTTGGGAACATATGTTAAAAAAGGTAGTCGAGGGTGCGATAGAGCTAAATGACAAATTACCATTTCCAATATACGAAGATTCAAGCGGCAAACTTTACCCAGCCAAACGAAACAGCCAGAAAACAGACATTGTAATAGAAAACAGCCGAAAGAATCTCTATGCCATAGTCGATGCAAAATACTATGATGCAACAAGTCAATCATCCTCACCTCGGTGGCACGATCTCGTAAAGCAATTCTTCTATGAAAAGGCGATTTCCGTCGTTTACCCTGAGAGCACTGTAAAAAATTATTTTATCTTTCCGGGCGAAGAGCAAGTATTCGCTAAAGCTTTTATGGCTAATCGTAAGGATTATAGTCCTGTTTCTGACTATGCTGAGATAGGGTGCATCTATGTAAATCCAACAGATGTTACACAAGCTTACTCAAAGGGCATTAAACTCATAGAGCTCAGCGAAAAACTGAATTCTTAG
- a CDS encoding McrB family protein produces the protein MLKKTRIDQFTEECKRLRSEMSLSYRNVSPSFEFSNTGRRGTKYFTITLVELLATLKDIRTNLSQYETAKDYVEGTMRDLFSRTITTDTINALSTVQTLPLFSLLNKVIYVANDLDSAFNEKRLNLNADLIENAILYIESQIPDNDAYLESISKVHTTTSSGGENIIYYGAPGVGKSYQIDQLCNHDNSIRTIFHPDSQYSDFTGCLKPKMSGTNVVYEFRPGPFTLAFIQASLAPEKMFYLVIEEINRASSAAVFGELFQLLDRSGSGESCYEVTLADPDMVAFINDKAPSALNGNNIKIPANLSLYATMNSSDQAVMPMDTAFKRRWKFEYVPIDFSECPHGDIDIPMDGQASLVTTWKNLAESINEILEGEDIPEDRLLGPWFLKESELDSLEASANALRGKLLLYLWDDVLRHGDKGLIFAEGIMSYGNLVKNLKSGDKVFSRQLENSLKSKQPPAPQLDDVENEQDQIIPEDN, from the coding sequence ATGTTGAAAAAAACACGGATAGACCAGTTTACGGAAGAATGTAAGAGACTTAGGAGTGAAATGAGTCTCAGTTACAGAAATGTAAGCCCATCATTTGAATTCTCGAATACAGGTCGTCGAGGCACTAAGTATTTTACGATAACTTTAGTAGAGTTATTGGCAACACTCAAAGATATAAGAACAAATCTGAGCCAATATGAAACTGCAAAAGACTATGTCGAAGGCACAATGCGCGACTTGTTTTCTCGAACGATAACGACCGACACTATCAACGCTCTATCAACCGTTCAAACTCTGCCACTATTTAGTTTGCTCAATAAAGTAATTTACGTTGCCAATGACTTGGATTCTGCTTTCAATGAAAAGCGATTAAATTTAAATGCCGATTTAATCGAAAATGCGATTTTATATATTGAATCCCAGATTCCAGACAATGATGCATATTTAGAGAGCATCTCGAAAGTACATACAACTACTAGTTCAGGTGGTGAAAACATAATTTATTACGGTGCCCCGGGCGTTGGAAAAAGCTATCAAATTGATCAGCTATGTAATCACGATAACTCCATAAGAACTATATTTCACCCTGATTCACAGTACAGCGATTTTACCGGATGTCTGAAGCCCAAAATGTCAGGAACCAATGTAGTCTATGAGTTCAGACCAGGGCCTTTTACCCTTGCGTTTATACAGGCGTCACTTGCTCCGGAAAAAATGTTCTATTTAGTGATAGAGGAAATAAACAGAGCTTCTTCAGCAGCTGTTTTCGGAGAATTGTTTCAACTTTTAGATAGATCAGGTAGTGGTGAGAGTTGCTATGAAGTCACCCTTGCAGATCCTGACATGGTTGCATTTATAAATGACAAGGCCCCAAGTGCACTGAATGGCAATAATATAAAAATTCCTGCGAACCTGTCTTTATACGCCACGATGAATAGCAGTGATCAAGCCGTCATGCCAATGGATACAGCATTTAAGAGACGCTGGAAATTTGAGTATGTTCCTATTGATTTCAGCGAATGTCCTCATGGCGATATAGATATTCCTATGGACGGTCAAGCTTCCTTAGTAACAACTTGGAAGAACCTAGCTGAATCTATAAATGAAATTCTCGAAGGTGAGGATATCCCTGAAGATCGCTTATTGGGGCCTTGGTTCCTTAAAGAAAGTGAGCTTGATAGCCTTGAGGCCAGCGCCAATGCTCTCAGAGGAAAACTATTACTCTATCTTTGGGATGATGTGCTACGGCACGGTGATAAGGGTCTGATCTTTGCGGAAGGTATTATGAGCTACGGTAATTTGGTAAAGAATCTAAAATCGGGAGATAAAGTCTTTAGCCGTCAGTTAGAGAATTCCCTGAAAAGTAAACAGCCCCCAGCCCCTCAACTAGACGATGTTGAAAATGAACAGGATCAGATTATACCAGAGGACAACTGA
- the dcm gene encoding DNA (cytosine-5-)-methyltransferase — MGMTHKSISNHNQNQIKCIREKLGLGRTEFANLLGLGTQGERTVRGWETGEHKPSAKKVAQILALEDELQRAKKDAPFYSERSNPAFRFIDLFAGIGGIRIPFQNLGGKCVFTSEWDKFAQKTYLTNFGDMPNGDITQISATDIPDHDVLLGGFPCQAFSQAGLKKGFNDTRGTMFFEIQRILVEKRPKAFLLENVKQLRGHDKGRTLKTIMAILKGEHESEMPQDIPLSDEARHALSEKLNYWVDFKVLRAADFGAPQNRERVFLVGFDKDFYSESDIESMFRWPVAPKTKTRVGDILEDLTNISIADDKFTISDKLWEGHQKRKAEHLEKGNGFGYSLFNADSEYTNTISARYYKDGSEILIDQTELGKNPRKLTPRECARLQGFPENYIVDAVSQGQIYKQFGNSVCMNVISAVADSMVSFMKLVDEKRNVA, encoded by the coding sequence ATGGGTATGACACATAAAAGTATTTCCAATCATAATCAGAACCAAATCAAATGTATACGTGAGAAGCTTGGCCTCGGTCGAACAGAATTTGCGAACTTATTGGGACTTGGAACACAAGGAGAGAGAACGGTCCGAGGCTGGGAGACTGGGGAACATAAACCATCGGCTAAGAAAGTCGCTCAAATACTGGCTCTGGAAGATGAGTTGCAGAGAGCTAAAAAGGATGCTCCTTTCTATTCTGAACGCTCAAATCCAGCTTTTCGTTTTATAGATCTGTTTGCTGGGATCGGGGGCATTCGCATCCCGTTCCAGAATCTGGGAGGGAAATGCGTATTTACGTCAGAGTGGGATAAATTTGCCCAAAAGACGTATCTTACGAACTTTGGAGATATGCCGAATGGTGATATTACTCAGATAAGCGCGACCGATATACCTGATCATGATGTTTTGCTTGGCGGCTTCCCCTGTCAGGCATTCAGTCAGGCGGGTTTGAAAAAAGGATTTAACGATACCCGAGGAACAATGTTCTTTGAGATTCAAAGGATATTAGTTGAAAAACGTCCAAAAGCATTTTTACTCGAAAATGTTAAACAACTTAGAGGTCATGACAAAGGTCGTACTCTAAAGACCATAATGGCAATTTTGAAAGGGGAACATGAATCAGAAATGCCGCAGGATATTCCTCTCAGTGATGAAGCCAGACATGCATTATCAGAAAAGCTGAATTATTGGGTAGATTTTAAAGTGCTAAGAGCTGCCGACTTCGGTGCTCCTCAGAATAGAGAGCGTGTTTTTTTAGTTGGCTTTGACAAAGACTTTTATTCTGAAAGTGATATCGAATCTATGTTCAGATGGCCTGTTGCACCAAAGACTAAAACAAGGGTCGGGGATATTTTAGAAGATCTCACAAACATCAGTATCGCAGATGACAAGTTTACCATTTCCGACAAGTTGTGGGAGGGACATCAAAAGAGGAAGGCTGAGCATTTAGAAAAAGGTAATGGCTTCGGTTACTCTTTGTTTAACGCTGATAGTGAATATACCAATACGATCAGTGCCCGATATTACAAAGACGGTTCTGAAATTCTGATTGACCAGACAGAACTTGGCAAAAACCCCCGAAAGCTGACCCCCAGAGAATGTGCCAGACTACAGGGATTTCCTGAAAATTATATCGTCGATGCCGTTTCACAAGGGCAGATATACAAACAGTTTGGTAACTCGGTGTGTATGAATGTGATATCAGCAGTGGCAGATAGCATGGTTAGCTTTATGAAGCTTGTCGATGAGAAGCGCAATGTTGCTTAG